One segment of Drosophila ananassae strain 14024-0371.13 chromosome 3R, ASM1763931v2, whole genome shotgun sequence DNA contains the following:
- the LOC6496709 gene encoding SNAPIN protein homolog, whose amino-acid sequence MDKDSDSTVTSLDENTENFCQNPTRDILAEGITNLFKPTIEKLDERVATTIQLQAELRGQLEALSAQLKDIERAQSQIPEFADKVKELLNVKHKVTVISNVLGTSQERLTGLHKLIEKEQRRRQALLDSAISTNIS is encoded by the coding sequence ATGGACAAGGACTCTGACAGCACTGTCACATCCTTGGACGAGAACACAGAGAACTTCTGCCAAAATCCCACGCGAGACATTCTCGCCGAAGGAATCACAAATCTCTTTAAGCCGACCATCGAGAAGCTGGACGAGCGGGTAGCCACAACAATCCAATTGCAGGCGGAGCTCAGGGGTCAGTTGGAAGCACTATCTGCTCAACTAAAGGACATCGAACGAGCACAGAGCCAGATACCCGAATTTGCCGACAAGGTCAAGGAACTGCTGAACGTAAAGCACAAAGTGACTGTGATAAGCAACGTTCTAGGAACAAGTCAAGAGCGGCTCACGGGACTGCATAAACTAATCGAAAAGGAGCAACGAAGGCGTCAGGCTCTATTGGACTCGGCTATAAGCACAAACATATCATAG